The following proteins are encoded in a genomic region of Fimbriiglobus ruber:
- a CDS encoding AAA family ATPase — translation MRLLRSDTDPVRDKFAAARQELSSALIEREDEIDLVLTALVANEHVLLVGPPGSAKSLLLDSVLSWTGGSKFSILLTKFTTVEEVMGPVSLAALKEDKYLRVTAGKLPEAEFAYLDEVFKASSAILNTLLRMLNERAYDAGDGVARTVPLKLCLAASNEWAAPDTGKELAAIADRFLLRKTVAPIRSQAGRQKLLWTRDHAPRLSTTITPAEVGQARLRALTLPWADDAKDALETVLKELAKEGVQPGDRRQFKTVGVVQAFAYLTGADEVRPEHLEVAQHCLWDDPGEQPQAAARVIARVANPTGMRVTQLLLEVEQMLAAADVRDLADAAKAAAKLAEIDRQLAALKGNGRVDKARGYVKEQLKKLKLASIEAV, via the coding sequence ATGCGCCTACTCCGTTCCGACACCGATCCTGTCCGCGACAAGTTCGCCGCGGCCCGCCAGGAACTGTCGTCCGCCCTCATCGAGCGCGAGGACGAGATCGACCTCGTTCTCACCGCCCTGGTCGCCAACGAGCACGTCCTCCTCGTGGGCCCACCCGGGTCGGCCAAGAGCCTTCTACTCGACTCCGTCCTGTCCTGGACGGGCGGATCGAAGTTCTCGATCCTGCTCACGAAATTCACCACGGTGGAGGAGGTGATGGGGCCGGTCAGTCTGGCCGCACTAAAGGAGGACAAGTACCTGCGGGTTACGGCGGGCAAGCTACCGGAGGCCGAGTTCGCGTACCTGGACGAGGTGTTCAAGGCGTCGTCGGCGATCCTGAACACCCTGCTCCGGATGTTGAACGAGCGGGCGTACGACGCCGGCGACGGGGTCGCCCGCACGGTGCCCCTGAAGCTGTGCCTGGCCGCGAGCAACGAGTGGGCGGCGCCCGACACCGGGAAGGAACTCGCGGCGATCGCCGACCGCTTCCTGCTCCGGAAAACGGTCGCCCCGATCCGGTCCCAGGCCGGCCGCCAGAAACTCCTTTGGACCCGCGACCACGCCCCGCGGTTGTCGACCACGATCACCCCGGCCGAGGTCGGGCAGGCGCGGCTCCGGGCCCTCACCCTGCCGTGGGCGGACGACGCGAAAGACGCCCTCGAAACCGTCCTCAAGGAACTCGCGAAGGAGGGCGTCCAGCCGGGCGACCGGCGGCAGTTCAAGACCGTCGGGGTGGTCCAGGCGTTCGCGTACCTGACCGGGGCCGACGAGGTCCGGCCCGAGCACCTGGAGGTCGCCCAGCACTGCCTGTGGGACGACCCGGGCGAGCAGCCGCAGGCGGCCGCCCGGGTGATCGCCCGGGTCGCCAACCCGACCGGCATGCGGGTCACCCAACTCCTGCTCGAAGTCGAACAGATGCTGGCCGCGGCCGACGTCCGCGACCTGGCCGACGCGGCCAAGGCCGCCGCCAAGCTGGCCGAGATCGACCGGCAACTGGCGGCCCTGAAGGGCAACGGGCGGGTCGACAAGGCCCGCGGGTATGTGAAGGAGCAGCTCAAGAAGCTCAAGCTCGCCAGCATCGAGGCCGTCTGA